The Setaria italica strain Yugu1 chromosome IX, Setaria_italica_v2.0, whole genome shotgun sequence genome has a window encoding:
- the LOC101763376 gene encoding uncharacterized protein LOC101763376, whose product MAGGGDELKLLGMWASPFALRVKLALGFKGLSYQYVEENLRNKSDLLLKSNPVHKKVPVLIHNGKPVCESQIIVQYLDEVYSATGPSFLPVDPYERATARFWAAFIDDKFLVSWLKAGRGKTEEEKAEGVKETFAAVETLEGAFKECSKGKPFFGGDSVGYLDIVLGALVAWMRTAEVRHGIRLFDAFRSPLLEKWVERFGKLEEVVAVMPDIDRLVEHAKVREAEVAAAAVNNLKTTVLKMAGGSDELKLLGMWASPFVMRVKLALGFKGLSYEDVEEDLFGGKSELLLKSNPVHKKVPVLLHNGKPVCESQIIVQYIDEAFAGTGPLLLPSDPYERAIARFWGAYIDDKLLASFLQSAKGKTEEEKAEGLKQTLVAVENMEGAFKEISKGKPFFGGDTVGYLDVTLGALVSWIHAAEKIYGMRLFDATRSPLLNAWLEQFGALDVAKAALADVDRLVEYAKKRQADQAAAEASSNN is encoded by the exons ATGGCCGGAGGAGGTGATGAGCTGAAGCTGCTCGGGATGTGGGCGAGCCCGTTCGCCCTACGGGTGAAGCTCGCACTCGGCTTTAAGGGCCTCAGCTACCAGTATGTCGAGGAGAACCTACGCAACAAGAGCGACCTCCTGCTCAAGTCCAACCCGGTGCACAAGAAGGTGCCCGTGCTCATCCACAACGGCAAGCCTGTCTGTGAGTCACAGATCATCGTGCAGTATCTCGACGAAGTCTATAGCGCCACAGGCCCCTCCTTCCTCCCCGTCGACCCCTACGAGCGTGCCACGGCGCGCTTTTGGGCCGCCTTCATTGACGACAAG TTCTTGGTCTCGTGGTTGAAGGCAGGCAGGGGCAagacggaggaggagaaggcggagGGGGTGAAAGAGACATTTGCGGCCGTAGAAACCTTGGAAGGGGCATTCAAGGAGTGCTCCAAGGGGAAGCCCTTCTTCGGCGGCGATAGCGTCGGCTACTTGGACATCGTCCTCGGCGCGCTGGTAGCGTGGATGCGCACCGCTGAGGTGCGTCATGGTATCAGGCTCTTCGATGCCTTCAGGAGCCCGCTCCTGGAGAAATGGGTGGAGCGCTTCGGCAAGCTGGAGGAGGTCGTGGCGGTCATGCCGGACATCGACAGGCTAGTAGAGCACGCCAAGGTGAGGGAGGCCGAGGTTGCAGCAGCCGCTGTAAACAAC CTGAAAACAACAGTACTGAAAATGGCCGGAGGAAGTGATGAGCTGAAGCTGCTGGGCATGTGGGCGAGCCCATTCGTTATGCGGGTGAAGCTCGCGCTCGGCTTCAAGGGCCTGAGCTACGAGgacgtcgaggaggacctcTTCGGCGGCAAGAGCGAGCTGCTCCTCAAGTCCAACCCGGTGCACAAGAAGGTGCCCGTGCTCCTCCACAACGGCAAGCCCGTCTGCGAGTCGCAGATCATCGTGCAGTACATCGATGAGGCCTTCGCCGGCACCGGTCCCCTTCTCCTCCCGAGCGACCCCTACGAACGCGCCATTGCTCGCTTCTGGGGTGCCTACATTGACGACAAG CTTCTGGCCTCGTTTTTACAGTCGGCCAAAGGAAAGACAGAGGAGGAAAAGGCGGAGGGGCTGAAGCAGACCCTCGTTGCGGTTGAAAACATGGAGGGGGCCTTCAAGGAGATCTCCAAGGGCAAGCCCTTCTTCGGCGGCGACACCGTCGGCTACTTGGACGTCACCCTCGGGGCCTTGGTGTCGTGGATCCACGCCGCCGAGAAGATATATGGAATGAGGCTCTTTGACGCCACAAGGAGCCCACTCCTGAACGCGTGGCTGGAGCAGTTCGGCGCGCTCGACGTGGCCAAGGCGGCCCTGGCGGACGTCGACAGACTGGTCGAGTACGCCAAGAAAAGGCAGGCCGATCAGGCTGCAGCTGAAGCCTCGTCGAACAACTAA
- the LOC101764179 gene encoding uncharacterized protein LOC101764179 — MAGGDDLKLLGMWASPFVLRVKLALSLKGLSYEYVEEDLRNKSELLLKSNPVHNKVPVLIHDGKPVCESSVILQYIDEAFAGTGPPLLPADPYERAIARFWAAYIDDKMLAAWTQASRGKTEEDRAEGMKQSLATVETLEGALRDCGKGKPFFGGDNVGYVDVVLGGMLGWVRANEELQGAKPFDPERTPLLAAWADRFWSLEAVEPVMPDVSRLIEFGKARQAAAAAGAGNPSVDPEPKAYQRTFYALANVFPQLSWETLLPLESEFWDPTMDLERRLCLNPVDPTFVGVAEYAPESFHDLLEINFVSSSSSEVDLVHRDNLLREWFMRSSRSTPLLTGCAHSQYSKMAGSGHELKLLGTWASPFALRVKLALGFKVLSYEDVEEDLRNKSDLLLSSNPVHEKVPVLIHNGKPICESQIIVQYIDEAFVGTGPSLLPADPYERAIARFWAAYVDDKLLASWLQSFRGKTEEEKAEGLKQTLAAVEHMEAAFKEFSKGKPFFGGDSVGYLDVTLGALVAWVHAGEKLYGFRLFDATRSPLLNAWVERFGALDAAKAVLPEADRLVDYAKMRQADAAAAASNN; from the exons atggccggaggcgacgaccTGAAGCTGCTCGGCATGTGGGCGAGCCCGTTCGTGCTGCGGGTGAAACTCGCGCTCAGCCTCAAGGGCCTGAGCTACGAGTACGTCGAGGAGGATCTCAGGAACAAGAGCGAGCTCCTCCTCAAGTCCAACCCCGTCCACAACAAGGTTCCCGTGCTCATCCACGACGGGAAGCCCGTCTGCGAGTCGTCGGTCATCCTGCAGTACATCGATGAAGCCTTCGCCGGCACCGGCCCGCCACTCCTCCCCGCCGACCCCTACGAACGCGCCATCGCTCGCTTCTGGGCTGCCTACATCGATGACAAG ATGCTGGCCGCTTGGACCCAGGCGTCGAGGGGCAAAACAGAGGAGGATAGGGCTGAGGGAATGAAGCAGTCTCTCGCCACGGTGGAGACCCTGGAGGGAGCCCTGAGGGATTGCGGCAAGGGGAAGCCATTCTTCGGCGGCGACAACGTCGGGTACGTGGACGTCGTGCTCGGCGGCATGCTCGGATGGGTGCGAGCAAATGAAGAGCTGCAGGGCGCCAAGCCCTTCGACCCCGAACGGACTCCGCTCCTGGCGGCGTGGGCGGACCGCTTCTGGTCGCTGGAAGCCGTCGAGCCAGTCATGCCCGACGTGAGCAGGTTGATCGAGTTCGGCAAGGCCCGTCAAGCGGCTGCGGCCGCCGGTGCAGGCAAC ccatc GGTGGACCCTGAGCCCAAGGCCTACCAGCGCACCTTCTATGCGCTGGCCAACGTCTTCCCCCAGCTCTCGTGGGAGACCCTACTCCCCCTGGAGAGTGAGTTCTGGGACCCTACG ATGGACCTCGAGCGCAGGCTCTGCCTCAACCCCGTGGACCCCACGTTCGTCGGTGTGGCGGAGTACGCGCCGGAATCCTTCCACGACCTCTTAGAGATCAACTTTGTGAGCAGCTCCTCGTCGGAGGTGGACCTCGTCCACCGTGATAACCTGTTGAGGGAGTGGTTCATGCGAAGCTCGCGGAGCACACCCCTCCTGACGGGCTGCGCGCACAGTCAATATAGC AAAATGGCCGGAAGTGGTCATGAGCTGAAACTGCTCGGCACCTGGGCAAGCCCGTTTGCTCTCCGAGTGAAGCTCGCGCTCGGCTTCAAGGTCCTGAGCTACGAGGACGTCGAGGAGGATCTCCGCAACAAGAGCGACCTCCTCCTCAGCTCCAACCCGGTGCACGAGAAGGTGCCCGTGCTCATCCACAACGGCAAGCCTATCTGTGAGTCGCAGATTATCGTGCAGTACATCGACGAGGCCTTCGTTGGCACTGGCCCCTCCCTGCTTCCTGCTGACCCATATGAACGCGCCATTGCTCGCTTCTGGGccgcctacgtcgacgacaag CTCTTGGCCTCGTGGCTGCAATCGTTCAGGGGCAagacggaggaggagaaggcggagGGGCTGAAGCAGACGCTTGCGGCGGTGGAGCACATGGAGGCGGCCTTCAAGGAGTTCTCCAAGGGCAAGCCCTTCTTCGGAGGCGACAGCGTCGGGTACCTGGACGTCACGCTGGGGGCCCTTGTCGCGTGGGTGCACGCCGGCGAGAAGCTCTATGGTTTCAGGCTCTTTGACGCCACAAGGAGCCCGCTCCTGAACGCGTGGGTGGAGCGGTTCGGCGCGCTCGACGCGGCCAAGGCGGTCCTGCCGGAAGCAGACAGACTGGTCGATTACGCCAAGATGAGGCAGGCCGACGCGGCAGCCGCTGCCTCAAACAACTAG
- the LOC101765264 gene encoding probable glutathione S-transferase GSTU6 isoform X1, which translates to MLCIHLVLTLYTVHFFPPRHHELNQNRSLNLSRDLEASAMAGEDELTLLGFWGSPFVLRARLALSFKGLSYQYVEEDLKNKSELLLKSNPVHNKVPVLIHDGKPVCESSVILQYIDEVFAGTGPSLLPADPYEHAIARFWAAYIDDKYVPPPVDPYGRAMARFWAAYIDDKLLSSFMMMSMGNTEEERAEGRKQAFAAAEILEEALKECSKGRPFFGGDSVGYVDIVLGGFVPWVHLIDRSTGSKQFDAGKTPLLAAWLEHFGSLDAAKAVVPDLERLVAISKMRKA; encoded by the exons ATGCTCTGCATTCATTTGGTCCTAACTCTGTATACAGTCCACTTCTTCCCTCCTCGGCACCATGAATTAAACCAAAACAGAAGCCTAAATCTTAGCAGAGACCTTGAGGCATCAGCAATGGCCGGAGAAGATGAGCTGACGCTGCTTGGCTTTTGGGGGAGCCCATTCGTTCTACGAGCGAGACTTGCTCTCAGCTTCAAGGGTCTGAGCTACCAGTACGTCGAGGAAGACCTGAAGAACAAGAGCGAGCTCCTCCTCAAGTCCAACCCCGTCCACAACAAGGTTCCCGTGCTCATCCACGACGGGAAGCCCGTCTGCGAGTCGTCGGTCATCCTGCAGTACATCGATGAGGTCTTCGCCGGCACCGGCCCGTcgctcctccccgccgaccCCTACGAACACGCCATCGCTCGCTTCTGGGCTGCCTACATCGATGACAAG TATGTGCCCCCCCCTGTTGACCCATACGGCCGTGCCATGGCTCGTTTCTGGGCTGCTTACATTgacgacaag CTGTTGAGCTCGTTTATGATGATGAGCATGGGCAACACGGAGGAGGAACGGGCAGAGGGGAGGAAGCAAGCGTTTGCCGCTGCGGAGATCCTCGAGGAGGCACTGAAGGAGTGCTCTAAGGGGAGACCATTCTTCGGAGGGGATAGCGTCGGCTACGTTGACATCGTGCTCGGAGGCTTTGTCCCATGGGTGCACCTAATCGATCGCTCTACTGGCTCGAAGCAATTCGATGCAGGCAAGACCCCGCTCCTGGCAGCGTGGCTGGAGCACTTCGGCTCGTTGGACGCGGCCAAAGCTGTCGTGCCAGACTTGGAGAGGCTGGTTGCGATCAGCAAGATGAGGAAGGCCTAA
- the LOC101765264 gene encoding probable glutathione S-transferase GSTU6 isoform X2, protein MLCIHLVLTLYTVHFFPPRHHELNQNRSLNLSRDLEASAMAGEDELTLLGFWGSPFVLRARLALSFKGLSYQYVEEDLKNKSELLLKSNPVHNKVPVLIHDGKPVCESSVILQYIDEVFAGTGPSLLPADPYEHAIARFWAAYIDDKLLSSFMMMSMGNTEEERAEGRKQAFAAAEILEEALKECSKGRPFFGGDSVGYVDIVLGGFVPWVHLIDRSTGSKQFDAGKTPLLAAWLEHFGSLDAAKAVVPDLERLVAISKMRKA, encoded by the exons ATGCTCTGCATTCATTTGGTCCTAACTCTGTATACAGTCCACTTCTTCCCTCCTCGGCACCATGAATTAAACCAAAACAGAAGCCTAAATCTTAGCAGAGACCTTGAGGCATCAGCAATGGCCGGAGAAGATGAGCTGACGCTGCTTGGCTTTTGGGGGAGCCCATTCGTTCTACGAGCGAGACTTGCTCTCAGCTTCAAGGGTCTGAGCTACCAGTACGTCGAGGAAGACCTGAAGAACAAGAGCGAGCTCCTCCTCAAGTCCAACCCCGTCCACAACAAGGTTCCCGTGCTCATCCACGACGGGAAGCCCGTCTGCGAGTCGTCGGTCATCCTGCAGTACATCGATGAGGTCTTCGCCGGCACCGGCCCGTcgctcctccccgccgaccCCTACGAACACGCCATCGCTCGCTTCTGGGCTGCCTACATCGATGACAAG CTGTTGAGCTCGTTTATGATGATGAGCATGGGCAACACGGAGGAGGAACGGGCAGAGGGGAGGAAGCAAGCGTTTGCCGCTGCGGAGATCCTCGAGGAGGCACTGAAGGAGTGCTCTAAGGGGAGACCATTCTTCGGAGGGGATAGCGTCGGCTACGTTGACATCGTGCTCGGAGGCTTTGTCCCATGGGTGCACCTAATCGATCGCTCTACTGGCTCGAAGCAATTCGATGCAGGCAAGACCCCGCTCCTGGCAGCGTGGCTGGAGCACTTCGGCTCGTTGGACGCGGCCAAAGCTGTCGTGCCAGACTTGGAGAGGCTGGTTGCGATCAGCAAGATGAGGAAGGCCTAA